A stretch of the Papaver somniferum cultivar HN1 chromosome 6, ASM357369v1, whole genome shotgun sequence genome encodes the following:
- the LOC113290781 gene encoding uncharacterized protein LOC113290781: MALISPTNMYESCSRNMELSRSSPPSTTPRGTGKPSTNKTLIRILSRTMHDHPKTWHEQLPMALWAYRTAPRSSTSVSLYSLVYGADAVLLAEIKIPTARIAASSGVHWNEVEASSSRIAELDVLDSRRDKAVECPYAITKAYNTGYYKIIKEDGGKLETVINGKWLKAYYA; this comes from the exons ATGGCACTCATTTCACCAACAAACATGTACGAGAGTTGCTCGAggaatatggaattaagcaggTCTTCTCCACCATCTACTACCCCTAGGGGAACAGGAAAGCcgagcaccaacaaaaccttaattcggattctcagtcgaacaatgCATGATCATCCCAAGACATGGCACGAACAACTACCAATGGCATTGTGGGCTTACCGGACGGCACCTAGGAGTTCTACTAGTGTTTCCCTTTACTCACTCGTTTATGGAGCGGACGCGGTTCTCCTGGCAGAGATAAAAATTCCGACAGCCAGGATCGCAGCATCAAGTGGGGTCCACTGGAATGAAGTCGAAGCATCGAGCTCCAGGATTGCCGAGTTAGACGTCCTAGACTCCAGGAGAGATAAAGCAGTGGAAT gtccctaTGCGATCACCAAGGCTTACAACACTGGTTACTACAAGATTATTAAAGAGGATGGAGGTAAATTGGAaacagtcatcaacggaaaatggctcaaggcatactacgcctga